Below is a window of Brachyspira hampsonii DNA.
TTTTATTTTTTATGGTGATAATATACAAAGCGGAATAATAGAAATGTCAGAATATGGATATACTAAAGAAAAATTATTAAACAGTAATGCCCAAATATTCACTGTATCATATTTGCCAAGTAATAATAAATTATACTTTGCCGATGCTATAGAAAATGTAGTCAATATGAATAAGTTTCCAAAGAATGATTTTGTTTATATAATCAAAGATATTTTTTCATTATAAACATAAATTAATAATTTAAATTTACATCGAATCTGTCATTTAAAAGCGGAATAATATTTATAACAGGCTCTTCATAAGGGTGAACTTCTTTCATAACTTTTATAATATTTTCTATATTTTTGGCATCTGTTGAAAACTCTACCTTATCTTCAGGAGCTTCTGATATTTCATTAACTTTTCCGTCAAATGGATTAGCATTTTCTAAAGGACGCCAATAACCTGTAATTTTTGTTACAGACATTACATTATCATAATTTCCAACACCTAATGCCCCTATATCATTTAAAGCTTCTCTGAGTTTTTGTGTATATTCTTCAGGTATATATATTTCTATTTTTACTTTTTTTATATTCATCAATATTCCTTTATTTAAAATAAAGAGCATAGTAAAAATACCATGCTCTTCTTTTAATCATATTAAATTATATTATTTTGTTTCTGTTAAAGTACCATTAATTTTTATTATATTATTTTCAAAAGTAGCTTTAAGATCTCCTTTCCAAT
It encodes the following:
- a CDS encoding nitrogen regulatory protein P-II encodes the protein MNIKKVKIEIYIPEEYTQKLREALNDIGALGVGNYDNVMSVTKITGYWRPLENANPFDGKVNEISEAPEDKVEFSTDAKNIENIIKVMKEVHPYEEPVINIIPLLNDRFDVNLNY